A genome region from bacterium includes the following:
- a CDS encoding cytochrome c biogenesis CcdA family protein: protein MQPLQQALDQSSLLVVPLVFLGGAATGLNPCVYPTIPVLVGYISGQKEQPRWRGLALALTFVFGLAITYVIIGATASFVGSVLGLSKAGWMYVVAAVCLLVGLNMTGLLPLSFSTWAPAQSKWSRLSGFAGALVLGMLFGLVASPCAMPILTLILALIAQKGQVAYGSLLMFTYAVGHGLPLVIIGTVAGALTSLERCTRYSVLIQRVGGWLLVAVGVYFIWTA, encoded by the coding sequence ATGCAGCCGCTGCAACAGGCCCTCGACCAATCGTCGCTGCTGGTGGTCCCGCTGGTCTTCTTGGGCGGGGCGGCCACGGGGCTGAACCCGTGCGTCTACCCCACCATCCCGGTGCTCGTCGGCTACATCTCGGGCCAGAAGGAGCAGCCCCGCTGGCGCGGACTCGCCCTGGCCCTGACCTTTGTGTTCGGGCTGGCTATCACTTACGTGATCATCGGGGCGACCGCGTCCTTCGTCGGCAGCGTCCTGGGCCTGTCCAAGGCCGGCTGGATGTATGTTGTCGCCGCCGTCTGCCTGCTCGTCGGGCTGAACATGACGGGGCTGCTGCCGCTGAGCTTCAGCACCTGGGCCCCCGCGCAGTCGAAGTGGTCGCGGCTCAGCGGCTTCGCCGGCGCCCTGGTCCTGGGCATGCTCTTCGGCCTCGTCGCCAGCCCGTGTGCCATGCCGATCCTCACGCTGATCCTGGCGCTCATCGCCCAGAAGGGGCAGGTGGCCTACGGCTCGCTGTTGATGTTCACGTACGCCGTGGGCCATGGCCTGCCGCTGGTGATCATCGGCACCGTAGCGGGCGCGCTCACCAGCCTCGAACGCTGCACCAGGTACTCCGTCCTGATACAGCGGGTCGGCGGCTGGCTCCTGGTCGCTGT